One window of Nicotiana tomentosiformis unplaced genomic scaffold, ASM39032v3 Un00003, whole genome shotgun sequence genomic DNA carries:
- the LOC138903808 gene encoding uncharacterized protein produces MKGVMMIGKKGKLSPRHIGLFEVLERIGEVAYKLELMPSLSIVHLVFYVFMLRKYYGDPSCVLDFRMVQLDRDLTYDVELMAIFGSVGLKVEIKEYSFSKSIVEKSASQGGYLGYRTGDAEQLSTPI; encoded by the coding sequence atgaagggtgttatgatgatagggaagaagggaaagttgagccctcggcaTATTGGCCTTTTTGAGGTGCTTgaaaggattggggaggtggcctacaagcttgaatTGATGCCTAGTCTATCGATTGTTCACCTAGTATtttatgttttcatgctccgTAAGTATTACGGTGATCCCTCTTGTGTTTTAGACTTCAGAATGGTTCAGTTAGAtcgagatttgacttatgatgtggagctgatGGCCATTTTTGGATCAGTAGGtttaaaagttgagatcaaagaatatagcttcagtaaaaGTATAGTGGAGAAGTCAGCCAgtcaaggaggctacttgggataccgaacaggagatgcggagcagctatccacacctatttga